The Pseudomonas baetica genome includes a region encoding these proteins:
- a CDS encoding aldehyde dehydrogenase family protein: MNNTPVLNWIDGLWLDSGIYKDSIDPATSERIGRYAEGGAHEAQQGIEAALRSFAQTSWKDDRTLRATVLLELADAFERNAEELIDTLALENGKIRPEAEFEVRMVPSKLRYYAAMTRAEYGRAAEPKPGRISMVLRQAVGVAGIIVPWNSPVVLMIRSLAPALAAGCTTIVKMPGQTAQTNALLARIMSEARSLPRGVINLFSELGAAGSIHLVESPKVPVISFTGSTGTGRAISAAGAQHLKRFGLELGGKTPMLVFNDADLEVTVPVLLKALTVFAGQFCMTGSRLLVQRDIAPALIERLAARLEAVRVGPAADPVSEMGPLIDKANVQRVNQVVEEAMAAGAQVIVRGGPVTEGPLAKGAFYRPTLLRVSDQHMAIVQRETFGPVLTLQVFDTEAEAIELANNSEFGLAASVWTRDVDRALRVARELEAGTVWVNDWAMVFDEFEEGGFKQSGQGRLNGVAAMDDFIEYKHIALNPGLRQV; encoded by the coding sequence ATGAACAACACACCGGTTTTGAACTGGATCGATGGCCTGTGGCTCGATTCGGGTATTTACAAAGACTCCATCGACCCTGCGACGTCTGAGCGGATCGGGCGATACGCCGAGGGCGGTGCCCATGAAGCGCAGCAGGGCATTGAAGCGGCGTTACGCTCGTTCGCACAAACATCGTGGAAAGATGACCGCACCCTGCGCGCCACGGTGCTGTTGGAGTTGGCGGACGCTTTCGAGCGCAATGCCGAAGAACTGATCGACACGTTGGCACTGGAAAACGGCAAGATCCGCCCTGAAGCCGAATTTGAAGTGCGGATGGTGCCGTCCAAGTTGCGCTATTACGCGGCAATGACGCGGGCCGAGTATGGGCGAGCGGCAGAGCCGAAACCCGGCAGGATTTCCATGGTATTGCGCCAGGCCGTGGGTGTGGCGGGCATCATCGTGCCGTGGAATTCACCGGTGGTATTGATGATTCGATCGTTGGCGCCGGCGCTGGCCGCCGGTTGCACCACGATCGTCAAAATGCCGGGGCAGACCGCCCAGACCAACGCGCTATTGGCACGAATCATGAGCGAGGCGCGGTCTTTGCCTCGCGGGGTCATCAATCTGTTCAGCGAACTGGGGGCGGCGGGTTCCATCCATCTGGTCGAGTCCCCCAAGGTGCCGGTGATCAGCTTTACCGGCAGCACCGGTACCGGCCGGGCGATCTCGGCGGCGGGGGCGCAACACCTCAAACGCTTCGGTCTGGAGCTGGGCGGGAAGACCCCGATGCTGGTATTCAACGATGCCGATCTTGAAGTCACGGTGCCGGTCTTGCTCAAGGCCCTGACGGTGTTCGCCGGGCAGTTCTGCATGACCGGTTCACGGCTATTGGTCCAGCGCGATATTGCGCCCGCGCTGATCGAACGTCTGGCTGCACGCCTTGAGGCCGTGCGCGTGGGGCCGGCGGCGGATCCGGTCAGTGAGATGGGGCCGTTGATCGACAAAGCCAATGTGCAACGCGTCAACCAAGTGGTCGAGGAGGCGATGGCTGCCGGTGCGCAAGTCATCGTGCGCGGCGGGCCGGTCACTGAAGGGCCGCTGGCCAAAGGCGCGTTTTATCGGCCGACGCTGTTGCGCGTCAGTGATCAGCACATGGCAATTGTCCAGCGCGAAACCTTCGGCCCGGTGCTGACATTGCAAGTGTTCGACACTGAGGCCGAGGCGATTGAACTGGCCAACAACAGCGAGTTCGGCCTGGCCGCCAGCGTCTGGACCCGTGATGTCGATCGCGCCCTGCGAGTCGCACGCGAGCTGGAGGCCGGCACTGTCTGGGTCAACGACTGGGCCATGGTGTTCGACGAGTTCGAGGAGGGCGGTTTCAAGCAATCGGGGCAGGGGCGGCTCAATGGGGTGGCGGCCATGGACGACTTCATTGAGTACAAACACATCGCGCTCAATCCCGGTCTGCGCCAGGTATGA
- a CDS encoding DUF2798 domain-containing protein, giving the protein MNQPSRSDALYVSRRKLSARATPYVFALYMATIMAFLMSLVITAANSGIDNDYLSNALHAYKTAMPVAFLCILVVRPIVIKLVALTVHPHR; this is encoded by the coding sequence ATGAATCAACCCAGCCGTTCCGATGCTCTGTATGTCAGCCGCCGCAAGCTGTCAGCACGTGCCACACCCTATGTGTTTGCGTTGTACATGGCGACGATCATGGCGTTTCTGATGTCGCTGGTGATCACCGCCGCCAACTCCGGCATTGATAACGACTACCTGAGTAATGCGCTGCACGCCTACAAAACGGCAATGCCGGTGGCATTCCTGTGCATCCTCGTCGTCCGGCCCATCGTGATCAAACTGGTGGCGCTGACGGTGCATCCGCATCGTTGA
- a CDS encoding thiamine pyrophosphate-requiring protein: MTMTVGDFLVERLSQWGVTRIFGYPGDGINGVFGALDRAKGKIEFIQARHEEMAAFMASAHAKFTGELGVCIATSGPGASHLITGLYDARMDHMPVLAIVGQQARTALGSHYQQELDLVSMFKDVAGAFVQQASAPSQVRHLLDRAVRTAVGERRVTAIILPNDLQDLPYEAPARAHGTAHSGVGYSKPKVLPYEADLQRAAEVLNAGEKVAILVGAGALEATDEVIAVAEKLGAGVAKALLGKAVLPDDLPWVTGSIGLLGTEPSYKMMSECDTLLVIGSGFPYSEFLPKEGQARGVQIDLQPDMLSLRYPMEVNLQGDAAETLAALLPLLEQKTSGKWRKKVEGWRGSWEKTLEKRAMVKAKPINSQRVVYELSPRVPDQAIITSDSGSCANWYARDLKIRRGMKCSLSGGLASMGAAVPYAIAAKFAYPERSVIALVGDGAMQMNNMAELITVAKYWRQWASPKWICAVFNNEDLNQVTWEQRVMEGDPKFEASQSIPDVPYHLFAISIGLKGIFVDREEDVAAAWEQALASDVPVLIEFKTDPNVAPLPPHIKLEQAKKFATTLLKGDPDEAGIIIQTAKQVLSSVLPGKK, encoded by the coding sequence ATGACGATGACAGTGGGAGATTTTCTGGTTGAGCGGCTCAGCCAATGGGGCGTTACGCGGATATTTGGTTATCCGGGTGACGGTATCAACGGCGTGTTCGGCGCGCTCGACCGGGCCAAGGGAAAGATCGAATTCATCCAGGCGCGCCACGAAGAAATGGCGGCGTTCATGGCCTCGGCCCATGCCAAATTCACCGGCGAACTGGGCGTGTGCATCGCCACCTCAGGCCCAGGCGCGTCGCACCTGATCACCGGGCTCTACGATGCGCGGATGGACCACATGCCGGTGCTGGCAATTGTCGGTCAGCAGGCGCGCACGGCATTGGGCAGTCATTACCAGCAGGAGCTGGATCTGGTCTCGATGTTCAAGGACGTTGCCGGGGCTTTTGTGCAGCAGGCTTCGGCGCCATCGCAGGTCCGCCATTTGCTTGATCGCGCAGTGCGCACGGCAGTCGGCGAACGTCGCGTCACCGCGATTATCCTGCCCAATGACCTGCAGGATCTCCCTTACGAAGCCCCGGCCCGAGCCCATGGCACGGCGCATTCCGGTGTCGGTTACAGCAAGCCGAAAGTGCTGCCCTACGAGGCGGATTTGCAGCGCGCCGCCGAGGTGTTGAACGCAGGGGAAAAGGTCGCGATTCTCGTCGGCGCCGGTGCTCTGGAGGCGACCGATGAAGTGATTGCCGTGGCGGAAAAACTCGGTGCCGGGGTGGCCAAAGCACTACTCGGTAAAGCCGTGCTGCCCGACGATCTGCCGTGGGTCACCGGCAGCATCGGCTTGCTCGGCACCGAGCCGAGTTACAAGATGATGAGCGAGTGCGACACCTTGCTGGTGATCGGCTCGGGTTTCCCATATTCCGAATTCTTGCCCAAGGAAGGCCAGGCGCGTGGTGTGCAGATCGATCTGCAGCCCGACATGCTCAGCCTGCGCTACCCGATGGAGGTCAATCTGCAGGGCGACGCGGCTGAAACACTCGCGGCGTTACTGCCGCTGCTCGAACAGAAAACCTCGGGAAAATGGCGCAAGAAAGTCGAAGGCTGGCGCGGCAGCTGGGAGAAAACCCTGGAAAAACGCGCCATGGTCAAAGCCAAACCGATCAATTCGCAGCGAGTGGTGTACGAGTTGTCGCCGCGCGTGCCTGATCAGGCGATCATCACCAGTGACTCGGGCTCGTGCGCCAACTGGTACGCCCGCGACTTGAAGATTCGCCGTGGCATGAAGTGCTCCTTGTCCGGCGGGCTCGCCTCGATGGGCGCCGCCGTGCCTTACGCCATCGCGGCCAAATTCGCTTATCCCGAGCGCTCGGTGATCGCCTTGGTGGGCGATGGCGCGATGCAGATGAACAACATGGCCGAACTGATCACCGTCGCCAAATACTGGCGGCAGTGGGCGAGTCCGAAATGGATCTGCGCGGTGTTCAACAACGAGGATCTCAATCAGGTCACCTGGGAGCAGCGAGTGATGGAGGGCGATCCGAAATTCGAAGCGTCGCAGAGCATCCCGGATGTGCCTTATCACTTGTTCGCCATCTCCATTGGCCTGAAAGGCATCTTCGTCGACCGCGAAGAAGACGTTGCCGCTGCCTGGGAGCAGGCACTGGCCTCGGATGTGCCGGTGCTGATCGAGTTCAAGACCGACCCGAACGTGGCGCCGTTGCCTCCGCACATCAAACTTGAGCAAGCGAAGAAGTTCGCCACGACGTTGCTCAAGGGCGATCCGGACGAAGCCGGGATCATTATACAAACCGCCAAGCAGGTACTGAGCTCCGTTCTACCCGGAAAAAAATAA
- a CDS encoding GMC family oxidoreductase, which produces MNNTLDKVDVVIVGGGSAGAVLARRLSENNQRQVLLLEAGKSFLPNEYPDFVASSDIVGANADPAFEWGFKTRPGYIDHPIGALRGKVLGGSSAINGAVAIRARASDFQRWDLPGWSYEDVLPAFKKLESHSRGASDLHGHDGPLPVKQLSNLDVTPMQRAFIQATFAYGYKIIDDFDGADANGVGPYPMNIVDGVRINTGMAYLTEQVRARSNLQIQASRVVDKVLFEGPRAIGVQMSDGTQRLASEVILCAGSYGSAAILLRSGIGPAADLDALQIPLVADLPVGQRLMDHPFYYNAYATRADLIGRQSPAIGAKLWTHSRSAEKGELDLHITATHLFPHEQSPTGVGFVLAVALTRPQSRGSVTLASRDPLVAPNIDLNFLAEPEDRLRLLEGIRLARKIGAAAPLNAFIHSELNPGAVHESDEALLASVRASLDTYHHPTSTAPMGKPGDTAAVVDLQARVIGLQGLRVVDASIFPDVPSVATNITVIAVAEKIAALYA; this is translated from the coding sequence ATGAATAACACCCTTGATAAAGTCGACGTGGTGATAGTCGGCGGCGGTTCGGCTGGCGCGGTACTGGCGCGCCGACTCAGTGAGAACAACCAGCGTCAAGTGTTGCTGCTGGAGGCAGGCAAAAGCTTTTTACCCAACGAGTATCCGGACTTCGTGGCCAGCAGCGACATTGTCGGAGCCAACGCAGACCCAGCGTTCGAATGGGGTTTCAAAACCCGCCCCGGCTACATCGACCATCCCATCGGTGCCTTGCGCGGCAAGGTATTGGGGGGCAGTTCGGCGATCAACGGTGCCGTAGCGATCCGCGCCCGTGCCAGTGATTTTCAGCGCTGGGATCTGCCAGGGTGGAGTTATGAAGACGTACTGCCCGCCTTCAAGAAACTGGAGAGCCATAGCCGTGGTGCCAGCGACTTGCATGGCCATGATGGGCCACTGCCGGTCAAGCAACTGAGCAATCTGGACGTCACACCGATGCAGCGGGCGTTTATTCAGGCCACGTTTGCTTACGGCTACAAGATCATTGATGACTTTGACGGCGCGGATGCCAACGGCGTCGGCCCCTATCCGATGAATATCGTCGACGGCGTGCGCATCAACACCGGCATGGCCTATCTCACTGAACAGGTGCGAGCGCGCAGCAACCTGCAGATCCAGGCGAGCCGTGTGGTCGACAAAGTGCTGTTCGAGGGCCCGCGTGCCATAGGCGTACAAATGAGTGATGGCACGCAACGGTTGGCCAGTGAGGTGATCCTGTGCGCGGGCAGTTATGGTAGTGCGGCGATTCTGCTGCGCTCCGGCATTGGCCCTGCCGCTGATCTGGACGCTTTGCAGATTCCGCTGGTTGCGGATCTGCCGGTGGGTCAGCGTTTGATGGATCACCCGTTCTACTACAACGCCTATGCCACCCGTGCGGATTTGATCGGTCGGCAATCACCGGCCATCGGGGCCAAGCTGTGGACACACAGCCGCAGCGCCGAGAAAGGTGAGCTTGATCTGCATATCACCGCCACGCACCTGTTTCCTCACGAGCAGAGTCCGACCGGTGTCGGCTTCGTGCTCGCGGTCGCACTCACCCGGCCACAATCGCGCGGCAGCGTCACGCTGGCGAGTCGTGATCCGCTGGTGGCGCCCAATATTGACCTGAACTTCCTCGCCGAACCTGAGGATCGCCTGCGTCTGCTGGAGGGTATTCGCCTGGCGCGCAAAATCGGCGCCGCAGCGCCGTTGAACGCGTTTATCCACTCGGAGCTCAATCCGGGGGCGGTCCATGAGTCGGATGAAGCGCTGTTGGCGAGCGTGCGGGCGAGCCTGGACACGTATCACCACCCGACCTCAACCGCGCCCATGGGCAAGCCCGGTGATACCGCCGCAGTGGTCGATTTGCAGGCTCGTGTCATTGGCCTGCAAGGGCTGCGCGTGGTCGACGCATCGATCTTCCCGGATGTGCCGTCGGTCGCCACCAACATCACTGTGATTGCCGTTGCGGAAAAAATCGCCGCGCTCTACGCCTGA
- a CDS encoding catalase family peroxidase, protein MPQERLYDALLDALTATFGRHPGFRATHAKGLLVNGTFTASRIAGSISRAAHLQGQTVPVVLRFSNFSGVPATADGDPMASPKGVAVRFALPNGAFTDIVAHSFDGFPVATPEDFLSFLQGIAANGATPPDPQPLQTFLANHPRAEHFLEAPKPAPRSYVALEYFGVNALVFINRNGDQLIGRYRIEPLLMLPSLSDAQAAAMPADYLQEEISARLSKGSLKMRLVLQLAASGDVVEDGSIPWSRQNEELELGIFSLDALEPAETQQLAQQRLAFSPGRLLDGINLSADPMTLARDRIYQRAVFRRQQP, encoded by the coding sequence ATGCCCCAGGAGCGGTTGTACGATGCGTTGCTCGATGCGCTCACTGCGACGTTCGGCCGTCACCCCGGATTCAGGGCAACCCATGCCAAGGGTCTGCTGGTGAACGGCACATTCACCGCTTCACGCATCGCCGGCTCGATCAGCCGGGCAGCCCACTTGCAAGGGCAAACGGTGCCGGTGGTGCTGCGGTTCTCCAACTTCAGTGGCGTACCGGCTACCGCTGACGGCGATCCGATGGCGAGCCCTAAGGGGGTGGCGGTGCGTTTTGCCCTGCCGAACGGCGCGTTCACCGATATCGTGGCGCACTCGTTCGACGGCTTTCCGGTGGCCACGCCAGAAGACTTTCTGAGTTTTCTGCAAGGCATTGCCGCCAATGGCGCGACACCGCCGGATCCCCAGCCACTGCAAACCTTTCTGGCGAACCATCCACGGGCTGAGCATTTCCTGGAAGCGCCCAAACCGGCACCCCGTAGCTATGTGGCACTCGAGTACTTCGGTGTTAACGCGTTGGTGTTCATCAACCGCAATGGCGATCAGCTGATTGGCCGTTACCGCATCGAACCACTGCTCATGCTGCCATCATTGAGTGACGCCCAAGCGGCGGCGATGCCCGCTGATTACCTGCAGGAGGAAATCAGCGCGCGACTGAGCAAGGGTTCGTTGAAGATGCGCTTGGTGCTGCAATTGGCAGCGTCGGGAGACGTTGTCGAAGATGGCTCAATCCCGTGGTCACGTCAGAACGAGGAGCTTGAGCTGGGGATTTTCAGCCTTGATGCCCTGGAACCGGCCGAAACGCAGCAACTCGCCCAGCAACGTCTGGCGTTCAGCCCGGGGCGCTTGCTCGACGGCATCAACCTCAGTGCCGACCCGATGACGCTGGCGCGTGATCGTATTTATCAACGGGCGGTATTCAGGCGACAGCAACCATGA
- a CDS encoding LysR substrate-binding domain-containing protein has product MLDLNDLQYFVMVVDHGGFAPTARALGIPKSNLSRRIAHLEERLGVRLIIRNTRNFSVTELGQSYYDHCRAMLKEAEAAEAAIAMTHSEPGGVLRVTCPTALLEECVGAIITRFMAMHPRMEVHLEASDRQVDVVAEGVDLALRVRPLPLQDSNLVSRVMSQRPQCLVASPALLNRLGTPDGPEDLARFPSVHHGSPQRDYSWTLFHEDGREFTLQHRPQLITRGLPMLRCAAIDSIGVAQMPMSLVHDYIERGELAVVLPHWTPRTEMIHAVFATRQGMLPSTRLLLDFMLEQFRLLDDPLRGMRNTPRA; this is encoded by the coding sequence GTGCTGGATCTCAATGACCTTCAGTACTTCGTTATGGTGGTGGACCACGGCGGTTTCGCGCCGACCGCACGTGCGCTGGGTATTCCAAAATCCAACCTGAGCCGGCGCATCGCGCACCTCGAAGAACGGCTGGGTGTGCGCCTGATCATCCGCAACACCCGAAACTTCTCGGTGACGGAACTGGGGCAGAGCTATTACGACCATTGCCGCGCCATGCTCAAAGAGGCCGAAGCCGCAGAAGCGGCAATCGCCATGACCCACTCCGAGCCGGGCGGCGTGCTGCGTGTCACCTGTCCGACTGCGCTGCTAGAGGAATGCGTTGGCGCAATCATCACGCGGTTCATGGCCATGCACCCGCGCATGGAAGTGCATCTGGAAGCCAGTGATCGTCAGGTCGATGTGGTTGCCGAAGGCGTAGATCTGGCGTTGAGGGTTCGCCCCTTGCCGCTTCAGGACTCCAATCTGGTCAGCCGCGTCATGTCGCAACGGCCACAGTGCCTGGTTGCCAGTCCGGCGCTTTTGAACCGTTTGGGCACACCCGACGGACCGGAAGATCTAGCGCGCTTTCCCAGCGTTCATCACGGCAGCCCACAACGCGATTACAGCTGGACGCTGTTCCATGAAGATGGCCGCGAATTCACCCTGCAACACCGACCGCAGCTCATTACCAGAGGCCTGCCGATGTTGCGTTGCGCGGCTATCGACAGCATCGGCGTCGCACAGATGCCCATGTCACTGGTACACGACTACATCGAGCGCGGGGAACTGGCCGTGGTTTTGCCGCACTGGACACCCCGAACAGAAATGATTCACGCCGTATTTGCGACACGGCAAGGGATGCTGCCGTCAACGCGGTTACTGCTCGATTTCATGCTTGAGCAGTTTCGTCTGCTGGATGATCCGCTGCGAGGCATGAGAAACACGCCGCGGGCCTGA
- a CDS encoding LysR family transcriptional regulator, with protein MNKLCEMHSFVTVVDTGSISEAARRMGVAKSMVSQRLQQLEKRLGSILLERGRHARLTESGEVFYRYCVRILADVDDAEGAVQTFQSSLHGSLRIAAPMAFSIRYLTPILSSFAVRYPQLQLDVDFDDRHVNLHEERYDAAIRIGELPDSSLVAKTITPNRHIICASPEYLAAHGAPQTPQELSRHFAMLYVNREPHGMWTLPVNNALESFRVRCRLRTNNAHQLMEAAKAGMGLAILPTFLAAQSIVAGELQEVLAPYAPRGGNISVVYRQSLRASPKLHALVSFLTEQIGSPPEWEQMLATLARQAG; from the coding sequence GTGAACAAACTCTGTGAGATGCATTCTTTCGTGACGGTGGTCGACACCGGCAGTATTTCCGAAGCCGCGCGGCGCATGGGCGTTGCCAAATCGATGGTCAGTCAACGTCTTCAGCAACTGGAAAAGCGTTTGGGCAGTATTTTGCTGGAGCGCGGCCGGCATGCGCGCCTGACCGAATCGGGCGAGGTGTTCTACCGGTACTGTGTGCGTATCCTGGCGGATGTCGACGACGCCGAAGGCGCCGTTCAAACGTTCCAGTCAAGCCTGCACGGGAGCTTGCGAATCGCCGCGCCGATGGCGTTCAGTATTCGTTATCTGACGCCGATTCTGTCGTCGTTCGCCGTGCGTTATCCGCAGTTGCAACTGGACGTCGATTTTGACGACCGCCATGTCAATCTGCACGAAGAGCGCTACGACGCGGCCATCCGTATCGGTGAACTGCCAGACTCCTCGCTGGTGGCGAAAACTATCACGCCCAATCGCCACATCATTTGCGCCAGTCCTGAGTATCTGGCGGCGCATGGCGCGCCGCAAACCCCTCAGGAACTGTCCCGACACTTCGCGATGCTTTACGTGAACCGCGAGCCGCACGGCATGTGGACCTTGCCCGTGAACAATGCGCTGGAATCGTTTCGTGTCCGTTGTCGACTGCGTACCAACAATGCTCACCAACTCATGGAAGCGGCCAAGGCAGGCATGGGCCTGGCGATTCTGCCAACGTTCCTGGCCGCACAATCGATCGTCGCCGGCGAGTTGCAGGAGGTGCTGGCGCCTTATGCTCCGCGCGGTGGCAATATCTCGGTGGTGTACCGGCAATCACTGCGCGCATCGCCCAAGCTGCACGCCTTGGTGAGCTTTCTGACTGAGCAGATCGGCAGTCCGCCAGAGTGGGAGCAGATGCTTGCCACTCTGGCGCGGCAAGCAGGCTGA
- a CDS encoding MFS transporter: MATIDTTSSGSPPRSGGITKEERKVIFASSLGTVFEWYDFYLYGSLAAIIAKHFFAGVNETTAFIFALLAFAAGFAVRPFGAIVFGRLGDMIGRKHTFLITIVIMGVSTAIVGLLPGYATIGVAAPVILITLRLLQGLALGGEYGGAATYVAEHAPPGRRGFFTSWIQTTATLGLFLSLLVILACRTALGTEAFEAWGWRIPFLLSILLLIVSVYIRLQLSESPVFQKMKAEGKASKAPLTESFARWDNLKVVIMSLLGGTAGQAVVWYTGQFYALFFLLQTLKIDPQTANLLIAGSLLIGTPFFVIFGSLSDRIGRKPIIMVGCILAALTYFPIFHALTQYGNPDVFIAQEKNPVKVIANSDQCSFQFDPVGKAKFTSSCDVAKTLLAKRAIPYENVEAEPGTVAQVRIGDKVIESFEGSTLPAADFKARNDAFTANLSGALKEAGYPEKADPAKTNYPMVLLLLTILVIYVTMVYGPIAAWLVELFPTRIRYTSMSLPYHIGNGWFGGFLPTVAFAMVAATGDIYYGLWYPIVIAVMTAILGTFFLPETKDRDILKD; this comes from the coding sequence ATGGCCACAATCGACACGACATCCTCAGGCAGTCCACCCCGTAGCGGCGGCATCACCAAGGAGGAGCGCAAGGTCATCTTCGCTTCGTCCCTCGGTACGGTATTCGAGTGGTACGACTTTTACCTCTATGGCTCACTGGCGGCGATCATCGCCAAACACTTTTTCGCCGGCGTCAACGAGACCACCGCGTTCATCTTTGCCCTGCTCGCCTTCGCTGCTGGATTCGCGGTACGGCCGTTCGGCGCCATCGTGTTTGGCCGGCTCGGCGACATGATCGGACGCAAACACACGTTCCTGATCACCATTGTGATCATGGGTGTGTCCACGGCCATCGTCGGTCTGCTGCCCGGCTACGCGACTATCGGTGTCGCCGCGCCTGTGATTCTGATCACTCTGCGGCTACTGCAAGGTCTGGCGCTGGGCGGTGAGTACGGCGGTGCAGCGACTTACGTGGCCGAACACGCGCCGCCGGGCAGACGTGGTTTCTTCACTTCATGGATTCAAACCACCGCCACCCTCGGCCTGTTCCTCTCGCTGCTGGTGATTCTGGCCTGCCGCACCGCGCTGGGCACCGAAGCGTTTGAAGCATGGGGCTGGCGAATTCCGTTCCTGCTGTCGATCCTGCTGCTGATCGTTTCGGTGTACATCCGCCTGCAACTGAGCGAGTCGCCGGTGTTCCAGAAGATGAAGGCTGAAGGCAAGGCCTCCAAGGCGCCGCTGACCGAGTCCTTCGCCCGTTGGGACAACCTCAAAGTGGTGATCATGTCGCTGCTCGGCGGCACCGCCGGGCAGGCGGTGGTCTGGTACACCGGGCAGTTCTATGCGCTGTTCTTTCTATTGCAGACACTGAAGATCGACCCGCAAACCGCCAACCTGCTGATCGCCGGTTCGCTGCTGATCGGCACGCCGTTCTTCGTGATCTTCGGCAGCCTGTCCGACCGTATTGGCCGCAAGCCGATCATCATGGTCGGCTGCATTCTGGCGGCGCTGACCTACTTTCCAATCTTCCATGCGTTGACCCAGTACGGTAACCCCGACGTGTTCATCGCCCAGGAGAAAAACCCGGTCAAGGTGATCGCCAATTCCGATCAGTGCTCGTTCCAGTTCGACCCGGTGGGCAAGGCCAAATTCACCAGTTCCTGCGACGTGGCCAAGACCCTGCTGGCGAAACGGGCGATCCCGTATGAGAACGTAGAGGCCGAACCGGGCACCGTCGCGCAAGTGCGCATCGGCGACAAAGTCATCGAAAGTTTCGAGGGCAGCACCCTGCCCGCCGCTGACTTCAAGGCGCGTAACGATGCGTTTACCGCCAACCTGAGTGGCGCACTGAAGGAAGCGGGCTACCCGGAGAAAGCCGATCCGGCCAAAACCAATTACCCGATGGTCTTGCTCCTGCTGACCATTCTGGTGATCTACGTGACCATGGTGTACGGCCCGATTGCGGCGTGGCTGGTCGAGCTGTTCCCGACCCGCATCCGCTACACCTCGATGTCGCTGCCCTATCACATCGGCAATGGCTGGTTCGGCGGCTTCCTGCCGACCGTGGCCTTCGCGATGGTCGCGGCCACCGGGGATATTTATTACGGGCTGTGGTACCCGATCGTCATTGCGGTGATGACCGCGATACTCGGCACGTTCTTCCTGCCGGAAACCAAGGATCGCGACATTCTTAAGGACTGA
- a CDS encoding APH(3') family aminoglycoside O-phosphotransferase, which yields MVLPEQRRKRFADALIEQQTIGESRADVLRITPEGSVPLFVKSEQVMIWGELPGEVQRLRWMASQDLPAPRVLETATEADRNWLLMTAIPGRDLASSAHLAPQQIVTLAANALRSLHAVAINRCPFDHRLDQKIPLAREHVLAGLIDEQDFDDARIGCTAENVFQQILAERPDHEDLVVTHGDACLPNLLAENGQFSGFVDCGRLGVADRYQDLALATHSIGSNLGKQWVPMFFEVYGVEPDQRLIAFYQLLDELF from the coding sequence ATGGTGTTACCAGAGCAAAGGCGCAAGCGGTTCGCCGACGCCCTCATCGAACAGCAAACGATCGGCGAATCCCGTGCCGACGTTCTGCGGATCACACCTGAAGGTTCAGTGCCGCTGTTTGTGAAGTCCGAGCAAGTGATGATCTGGGGCGAGTTGCCCGGGGAAGTGCAACGTTTGCGCTGGATGGCGAGCCAGGATCTGCCCGCGCCACGGGTACTGGAAACCGCCACCGAAGCGGATCGCAATTGGTTACTGATGACCGCCATACCGGGCCGGGACCTGGCCAGCAGCGCACACCTGGCGCCGCAGCAGATCGTCACTCTGGCCGCCAATGCCTTGCGATCGCTGCACGCGGTGGCCATCAATCGTTGCCCGTTCGATCATCGTCTTGATCAGAAAATCCCACTGGCTCGGGAGCACGTGCTCGCCGGGTTGATTGACGAACAGGATTTCGACGACGCGCGCATCGGCTGCACGGCCGAGAATGTGTTCCAGCAGATACTGGCCGAACGTCCTGATCATGAAGATCTGGTGGTGACCCATGGCGATGCCTGCCTGCCGAACCTGCTCGCTGAAAACGGCCAATTCAGCGGCTTTGTCGACTGCGGGCGGCTCGGCGTCGCCGATCGTTATCAGGATCTCGCCTTGGCCACACACAGCATTGGCTCCAACCTCGGCAAACAGTGGGTACCGATGTTTTTCGAGGTCTATGGCGTAGAACCCGATCAGCGATTGATCGCCTTTTATCAATTGCTCGACGAATTGTTTTGA